One genomic window of uncultured Fusobacterium sp. includes the following:
- a CDS encoding BtpA/SgcQ family protein, with protein MSDFLKIFKNKKPIFGMLHLKGNSDEEVFERAKKEIEIYRANNIDAVIVENYYGNYYQMEKVLDYLNNSKFENLIYGVNCLNMDVMGFDLANRYNASFVQFDSVAGHLKERDDYSYEAFINKYRKESKAFILGGVRFKYQPYLSGRTLEEDLKIGMTRCDAIVVTQDATGQETSMEKIKEFRKIIGDFPLIIGAGVTAENCVEQLSIGDAAIVGSYFKDTYKDSGDVDGNHVKKLLDTLKKIR; from the coding sequence ATGTCAGATTTTTTAAAAATTTTTAAAAATAAAAAACCTATATTTGGAATGTTACATCTAAAAGGAAATAGTGATGAAGAGGTTTTTGAAAGAGCAAAAAAAGAGATTGAAATATATAGAGCAAATAATATAGATGCTGTTATTGTTGAAAATTATTATGGAAATTACTATCAAATGGAGAAAGTTTTAGATTATTTAAATAATTCTAAATTTGAAAATTTGATTTATGGAGTAAATTGTTTAAATATGGATGTTATGGGATTTGATTTAGCAAATCGTTATAATGCTAGTTTTGTTCAGTTTGATTCTGTAGCAGGTCATCTAAAAGAAAGAGACGATTATAGTTATGAAGCTTTTATAAATAAATATCGTAAAGAATCAAAAGCTTTTATATTAGGAGGAGTTAGATTTAAATATCAGCCATATCTTTCAGGAAGAACTTTAGAAGAAGATTTAAAAATAGGAATGACAAGATGTGATGCTATTGTTGTTACTCAAGATGCTACAGGACAAGAAACATCAATGGAAAAAATAAAAGAATTTAGAAAAATCATTGGTGATTTTCCATTAATAATTGGAGCTGGAGTTACAGCAGAAAATTGTGTTGAACAATTAAGCATAGGAGATGCTGCTATTGTAGGAAGTTATTTTAAAGATACTTATAAAGATAGTGGTGATGTTGATGGGAATCATGTGAAGAAATTATTAGATACATTAAAAAAAATTCGTTAA
- a CDS encoding PTS sugar transporter subunit IIB gives MILLLRVDHRLLHGQVAFSWTNNIDADCILIANDGVAGDELRKTTMKLAKPQGTKLVIKNIEDSITAINSGVTDKYRLFIVVESVEDAYKIVKGVPIIKSINLGGVKAKEGTRNISKAVNLLPKEEELLKELIKEGVEIEIRQLPTDDKIIYR, from the coding sequence ATGATATTATTATTAAGAGTAGATCACAGATTATTACATGGACAAGTTGCTTTTTCTTGGACTAATAATATTGATGCAGATTGCATTTTAATTGCTAATGATGGAGTGGCAGGAGATGAATTAAGAAAAACTACTATGAAATTAGCTAAACCACAAGGAACTAAATTAGTAATAAAAAATATAGAAGATTCTATTACTGCTATTAATTCTGGTGTAACAGATAAGTATAGATTATTTATTGTAGTTGAATCTGTTGAAGATGCTTATAAAATTGTTAAAGGAGTTCCAATAATAAAGAGTATTAATTTAGGAGGAGTTAAAGCAAAAGAAGGAACTAGAAATATTTCTAAAGCTGTTAATTTGTTACCAAAAGAAGAAGAATTATTAAAGGAATTAATAAAAGAAGGAGTTGAAATAGAAATAAGACAACTTCCTACTGATGATAAAATAATATATAGATAA
- a CDS encoding PTS mannose transporter subunit IIA: MKFVIATHGTFADGIRESIKLIAGEFKNLKSLSCYTREDFNLKEEINKILNEGKDEEIIVVTDIFGGSVNNAFLERIPENKNLYVISGLNLPLMLELLGEYEEYRDAESLIRASILNTNDSVHFCNQEINQNINDEEF; the protein is encoded by the coding sequence ATGAAATTTGTAATAGCTACTCATGGAACATTTGCAGATGGAATAAGAGAATCAATTAAGCTTATTGCTGGTGAATTTAAAAATTTAAAATCTTTATCTTGTTATACAAGAGAAGATTTTAATTTAAAAGAAGAAATAAATAAAATTTTAAATGAAGGAAAAGATGAAGAAATAATTGTAGTAACAGATATTTTTGGCGGAAGTGTTAATAATGCTTTTTTAGAAAGAATACCAGAAAATAAAAATTTGTATGTTATATCAGGATTAAACTTACCATTAATGTTAGAACTTTTAGGAGAATATGAAGAGTATAGAGATGCTGAAAGTTTGATAAGAGCTTCTATTTTAAATACTAATGATTCAGTACATTTTTGTAATCAAGAAATAAATCAAAATATAAATGATGAAGAATTTTAA
- a CDS encoding replication initiation protein, producing the protein MEVTKNLKKVSDLSNINIIFKKKLSKNDHIFKNYIIKKILQNKKRELKISLISLEKLIKLQHGETFEIFLKKFSEKNIEITFKEKNNFKTLYFVIISSYFLENTNVSITISEELFNIFCNKEYRYKDLNLNALLSFSNKTTQNLFLYLQKKSTNNYTEISLMELKNILEVEELYPRFYDLEKNILIPALKEINLFFDNKITYRKIRENSFINSKIIKIEFNFNNCNSYTEIIDLFPLIDKFPNNEILKNILIKNSGNYEYLYLKRNLEYTLLHQEDYDNFDEALIKNIFYNSSETFFKTEVIKYQKNNITLYKESRFYSNLEKFREEIFKQIKIYHIENVLFIFNIVKISLNIFSQIYKNNEILKNPIYNSFFYDLEKKGRCFFENENYIIIAEFNSNCCESYFAILKKSK; encoded by the coding sequence ATGGAGGTAACAAAAAATTTAAAAAAAGTTTCTGATTTATCTAACATTAATATTATTTTTAAAAAGAAATTATCTAAAAATGATCATATTTTTAAAAACTATATTATAAAAAAAATTCTTCAAAACAAAAAAAGAGAATTAAAAATTTCATTAATTTCACTAGAAAAATTGATTAAATTACAACATGGAGAAACTTTTGAAATATTTTTAAAAAAATTTTCTGAAAAAAATATCGAAATAACATTTAAAGAAAAAAATAACTTTAAAACTCTATATTTTGTAATTATTTCTTCTTATTTTTTAGAAAATACCAATGTTTCTATTACTATAAGTGAAGAACTTTTTAATATTTTTTGTAATAAAGAATACAGATATAAAGATTTAAATTTAAATGCTCTTTTATCTTTTTCTAACAAAACTACTCAAAATTTATTTTTATATTTACAAAAAAAATCTACTAACAATTATACTGAAATATCTCTTATGGAGTTAAAAAATATCTTAGAAGTAGAAGAACTATACCCTCGATTTTACGATTTAGAAAAAAATATATTAATTCCTGCTTTAAAAGAGATAAATTTATTTTTTGATAATAAAATTACTTATCGTAAAATACGTGAAAATTCTTTTATAAATTCTAAAATAATTAAAATCGAATTTAATTTTAATAATTGTAATTCTTATACTGAAATTATTGATCTATTTCCTCTTATTGATAAGTTTCCAAATAATGAAATTCTAAAAAATATTTTAATAAAAAATAGTGGAAATTATGAATATTTATATCTAAAAAGAAACCTTGAATATACACTTTTACATCAAGAGGATTATGATAATTTTGATGAAGCCCTAATAAAAAATATTTTTTATAACTCATCTGAAACTTTTTTTAAAACAGAAGTTATAAAATATCAAAAAAATAATATCACTTTATATAAAGAATCTAGATTTTATTCTAATTTAGAAAAATTTAGAGAAGAAATATTTAAACAAATAAAAATATATCATATTGAAAATGTACTTTTTATATTTAATATAGTTAAAATTTCTTTAAATATTTTTAGTCAAATTTATAAAAATAATGAAATTTTAAAAAATCCAATATATAATTCTTTTTTTTATGATTTAGAAAAAAAGGGAAGATGTTTTTTTGAAAATGAAAATTATATTATAATAGCGGAATTTAATTCAAATTGCTGTGAAAGTTATTTTGCTATATTAAAAAAATCTAAATAA
- a CDS encoding YMGG-like glycine zipper-containing protein yields MKKTLIVLGILVVLLGTTACTRTEKNVATGAAVGAVAGHVLGGSGTSTVIGAGLGAGVGAIMSEKDK; encoded by the coding sequence ATGAAAAAGACATTAATAGTTTTAGGAATTTTGGTAGTATTATTAGGAACGACTGCATGTACACGTACTGAGAAAAATGTAGCAACAGGAGCAGCTGTTGGAGCTGTTGCTGGGCATGTTCTTGGTGGTAGTGGTACTAGTACTGTAATTGGCGCTGGTTTAGGAGCTGGAGTTGGAGCTATAATGTCTGAAAAAGATAAATAG
- the gatB gene encoding Asp-tRNA(Asn)/Glu-tRNA(Gln) amidotransferase subunit GatB, producing the protein MREWESVIGLEVHLQLKTGTKVWCGCSADYDNAESNTHTCPICLGHPGALPKLNKKVVEYAVKAGLALNCKINNESTFDRKNYFYPDTPKNYQITQFDKSYAEKGFLEFKLNSGRMVKVGITKLQIEEDAAKSIHAEHESLINFNRASIPLVEIISEPDMRSSEEAYEYLNTLKSVIKYTGVSDVSMELGSLRCDANISVMEKGSKVYGTRVEVKNLNSFKAVARAIDYEIGRQIETIENGGKIDQETRLWDEESQTTRVMRSKEEAMDYRYFPEPDLLKLVITDEEIENIRKTMPESKIEKVERFIKEYGLPEYDANILCEDIELADYFEKVAKTSGNGKLSANWIMTDVMRVLKEKNTTIEQFVISAEHLGEIIALIEKGTISTKIAKELFEIKLTDERAPEVIVKEKGMVQVADTGAIEAMVDEVIANNPKMVEDYKNSDEGRKPRVIKGLIGQVMKLSKGKANPTLVTEIMTKKLS; encoded by the coding sequence ATGAGAGAATGGGAATCAGTAATCGGGCTTGAAGTCCACCTACAATTAAAAACTGGAACAAAGGTTTGGTGTGGTTGTAGTGCTGACTATGACAATGCTGAATCAAATACACATACTTGTCCTATCTGTTTAGGACACCCAGGAGCACTACCTAAATTAAATAAAAAAGTGGTAGAGTATGCTGTAAAAGCTGGACTTGCTCTTAATTGTAAAATAAATAATGAGAGTACTTTTGATAGAAAAAACTATTTCTATCCAGATACTCCTAAAAACTATCAAATTACTCAATTTGATAAATCATATGCTGAAAAAGGTTTTTTAGAGTTTAAACTTAACTCTGGAAGAATGGTAAAAGTAGGAATAACTAAATTACAAATAGAGGAAGATGCTGCTAAGTCAATACATGCTGAACATGAATCATTGATTAACTTCAATAGAGCTTCTATTCCATTAGTAGAGATAATTTCAGAACCAGATATGAGAAGTTCAGAAGAAGCTTATGAATACTTAAATACTCTAAAGAGTGTAATAAAATATACTGGTGTTAGTGATGTATCAATGGAATTAGGTTCTTTAAGATGTGATGCTAATATATCAGTAATGGAAAAAGGATCAAAAGTTTATGGAACAAGAGTAGAGGTTAAAAACCTAAACTCATTTAAAGCTGTTGCAAGAGCAATAGATTATGAAATAGGAAGACAGATTGAAACTATTGAGAATGGTGGAAAAATAGATCAAGAAACTAGACTTTGGGATGAAGAATCTCAAACTACTAGAGTTATGAGAAGTAAAGAGGAGGCTATGGATTATAGATATTTCCCAGAGCCAGATTTATTAAAACTTGTAATAACAGATGAAGAGATAGAAAATATTAGAAAAACTATGCCAGAATCTAAGATAGAAAAAGTTGAAAGATTTATAAAAGAGTATGGATTACCAGAATATGATGCTAATATTTTATGTGAAGATATTGAATTAGCTGATTATTTTGAGAAAGTAGCTAAAACTTCTGGAAATGGAAAGTTAAGTGCTAACTGGATAATGACAGATGTAATGAGAGTATTGAAAGAGAAAAATACTACAATTGAGCAATTTGTAATTTCTGCTGAGCATTTAGGAGAAATTATAGCTCTTATTGAAAAGGGAACTATCTCTACTAAGATAGCTAAAGAACTATTTGAAATTAAACTTACTGATGAAAGAGCACCAGAAGTAATCGTAAAAGAGAAAGGAATGGTTCAAGTAGCTGATACTGGAGCTATTGAAGCTATGGTAGATGAGGTAATTGCTAATAATCCTAAGATGGTAGAGGATTATAAAAACTCTGACGAAGGAAGAAAACCAAGAGTAATAAAAGGATTAATAGGACAAGTAATGAAACTTTCTAAAGGAAAGGCAAATCCTACTTTAGTTACTGAAATAATGACTAAAAAATTATCTTAA
- the gatA gene encoding Asp-tRNA(Asn)/Glu-tRNA(Gln) amidotransferase subunit GatA — protein MKNLYKLTASEIREKILNREVKVEELVKETFERIEKVEDKIGSFVHLRKEKALEEARLLDEKLAKGEKVGALAGIPVAIKDNMVSLGDVTTACSKILGNYEGVYDATAVKKLKDADAIIIGITNMDEFAMGSTTKTSVHHLTKNPWNTDRVPGGSSGGAAASIAAQEVYISLGSDTGGSIRQPASFCGVVGMKPTYGRVSRYGLIAFASSLDQIGPMGKSVEDIALTMNVIAGADDYDATVVNCEVPDYTEFLNKDIKGMKIGVPKEYFIDGINPEVRKVMDEALEKFKTLGAEIVEISLPHTKYAVPTYYVIAPAEASSNLARFDGVRYGYRSENIQNINDLYVNSRSEGFGDEVKRRIMIGTYVLSAGFYDAYFKKAQKVRAKIKEDFDRAFANVDVIFTPVSPTTAFKLDDKKTPIELYLEDIFTISANLAGIPGISIPAGKAEGLPVGIQLLGKPFGEGDLIKAGSAFEKIRGEWELPELD, from the coding sequence ATGAAAAACTTATATAAATTAACTGCCTCTGAAATAAGAGAAAAAATCTTAAATAGAGAGGTAAAAGTAGAAGAGCTAGTTAAAGAAACTTTTGAAAGAATAGAAAAAGTAGAGGATAAAATAGGAAGTTTTGTACACTTAAGAAAAGAAAAAGCTCTTGAAGAAGCTAGATTATTAGATGAAAAATTAGCTAAAGGAGAAAAAGTAGGAGCTTTAGCTGGAATCCCAGTAGCTATAAAAGATAACATGGTATCTTTAGGAGATGTAACAACAGCTTGTTCAAAAATATTAGGAAATTATGAAGGTGTATATGATGCTACTGCTGTAAAAAAATTAAAAGATGCAGATGCAATCATCATAGGAATAACTAACATGGATGAATTTGCTATGGGAAGTACAACTAAAACTTCTGTACACCATTTAACAAAAAACCCTTGGAATACAGATAGAGTTCCTGGAGGAAGTAGTGGAGGAGCAGCAGCTTCAATAGCAGCTCAAGAGGTATACATATCTTTAGGTTCAGATACTGGAGGAAGTATTAGACAACCAGCATCATTCTGTGGAGTAGTAGGAATGAAACCTACTTATGGTAGAGTATCAAGATATGGGCTTATAGCTTTTGCTTCATCACTTGATCAAATAGGACCTATGGGAAAATCTGTTGAAGATATAGCTTTAACTATGAATGTAATAGCTGGTGCTGATGACTATGATGCTACTGTTGTAAATTGTGAAGTACCTGATTATACAGAATTTTTAAATAAAGATATAAAAGGAATGAAAATTGGAGTTCCTAAAGAGTATTTTATTGATGGAATAAATCCAGAAGTAAGAAAAGTTATGGATGAAGCTTTAGAAAAGTTTAAAACTTTAGGAGCTGAGATAGTAGAGATATCTTTACCACATACAAAATATGCTGTACCTACTTATTATGTAATAGCTCCAGCAGAAGCTAGTTCAAACTTAGCTAGATTTGATGGTGTAAGATATGGATATAGAAGTGAAAATATCCAAAATATTAATGATCTATATGTAAACTCAAGAAGTGAAGGATTTGGAGACGAAGTTAAAAGAAGAATAATGATAGGAACTTATGTTTTAAGTGCAGGTTTCTATGATGCATACTTTAAGAAAGCTCAAAAAGTAAGAGCTAAAATAAAAGAGGATTTTGATAGAGCATTTGCTAATGTAGATGTAATCTTTACACCAGTATCTCCTACAACTGCTTTCAAATTAGATGATAAGAAAACTCCAATAGAACTATATTTAGAAGATATTTTTACAATTTCTGCTAATCTTGCAGGAATACCAGGAATATCTATTCCAGCTGGTAAAGCTGAAGGACTTCCTGTGGGAATTCAACTATTAGGAAAACCTTTTGGAGAGGGAGATTTAATAAAAGCTGGATCAGCTTTTGAAAAAATAAGAGGAGAATGGGAACTTCCTGAATTAGATTAG